The genome window GAGGTCCGGGACACGGACGGAGACGGAAACGCCAAGTGTCTCGGCCGCGGGGACGCGTTCGACGCGGACTCGCCGTTCCACCCGTACCTCGTTCTCACGAACGTCAGCGAGAGTCACACGATACGGTGGCACGTCTCGACCCCGTCGGACCAGTACACGGTATCGTCCACCATCGAGCCCGGCGACACCGTCGTCTCCTACAGTTCGATCGGCATCGACGGCACCGGCGAAGTGGAGGTTCGACTCACGATCGACGGCCGCGACAGGTCCTTGGACAGCCTCTACGTCGGCGACGCGCCGACGGCGACGTTCACGAACACGCCGACGACGCCGGAGCCGGGCGACACGGTCCGGTTCGACGCGTCGAACTCGTCCGGCGAGAGCGTGAACTTGGACTACGCCTGGGACCTCGACGGGGACGGCGCGACCGACGCGACCGGAGAGCGCGTGACGACCTCATTCTCGGAGGGTGGCCGTCACCGGAACGTCACGCTCAGGGTGACCGACAGGTACGGGCTCTCCGACAGCGTGTCCGAACTCGTGTACGTCAACATCCCTCCGGTCGCGAACTTCACGGCGTCGAGCGACCGCATCCAACAGGGGCGGTCGGTTCAGTTCGTCGCGTCGGGGCGCGACCCGGACGGGCGGATCGAGTCGTTCGAGTGGCGCTTCGGCTCGAACCGGACCGTCGACGCGAGCGGCCGGACGGTCGAGACGATTCCGACCGATAGCGGCCGGTTCACCGTCTCGCTCACCGCCGTCGACGAGAGGGGGGCTGACGCGACCGTCACGAGGACGTTCGCCGTGCGGGCCGACTCGGACGGTGACGGGCTCGTCGACGAGCGGGAACGGGAACTCGGAACGGATCCGACGGCCGCGGACACGGATGGTGACGGGCTCCACGACGGCCGCGAGGTCGAGCTGGGGGCCGACCCGACGGCAGCGGATACGGACGATGACGGACTCAGCGATGGGCGAGAGGTCGAGCTGGGAGCCGACCCGACCGTGGCGGACACGGACGGCGACGGACTCGACGACGCTCGCGAGGCCGAGATCGGGACGGATCCGGCGGCGGCGGACACGGACGGCGACGGGCTCGACGACGCACGCGAGGTCGAACTTGGAACGGACCCGACGGCGGCCGATACGGACGGCGACGGGCTCGGTGACAGACGGGAGGTCGAACTAGGTTCCGACCCGACCGCGGCGGACACGGACGGCGACGGGCTCGACGACGCGCGGGAAGTCGAACTAGGTTCCGACCCGACCGCGGCGGACACGGACGGCGACGGGCTCGATGACGCGCGCGAGGTCGAACTCGGAACCGACCCGGCGGCGGCGGATACGGACGGCGACGGGCTCGACGACGCCCGCGAAATCGAACTCGGAACGGACCCGAGGGCCGCCGACACGGACGACGACCGGATCGAAGACGGGCGCGAGGTTCGGCGAGACCTCGATCCGCTCGACGCCGACATGGACGACGACGGCGTCCTCGACGGAGAGGAACTCGAACGGGGCAGCAGTCCGCGCGATGCGGACACGGACGACGACCTGTTCGCCGACCGGATCGACCCGTTCCCGTCGCTGGTCTGGTTCCCGCTCGGTCTGATACAGCTCCTCGCCACCGCGGCGTTGTACGTCGGTGCGATCCGATTCCGGTGAGGCGGGCGGAGACGAACACCGACCGCACTCCGCCCGTGAGCCCCGCGCGACGTCTCAGGGGAGCAAGCGACCGCGAAGGACCCAGACGCCCACCGCGATCCAGAAGCCGGACACGTGGGCCGCGGCACCGGCGAGGGCGACGATGACGTCGAGGCTCGGGGTCGCGTAGCCGTACAGTTCCGCGCCGGTGACACACGCGGCGAATCCGAGGAGCGTCGGTATCCGGTAGTCGTTGCTGAGCGGTCGGACGCGCCACCAGACTCCGAGCGAC of Halorubrum trapanicum contains these proteins:
- a CDS encoding PKD domain-containing protein: MVVLAGTAGLVPSAGGVAPASEHRPTGVIGSGDSPQTDPAPLPEYGIETIAYCDEVRDTDGDGNAKCLGRGDAFDADSPFHPYLVLTNVSESHTIRWHVSTPSDQYTVSSTIEPGDTVVSYSSIGIDGTGEVEVRLTIDGRDRSLDSLYVGDAPTATFTNTPTTPEPGDTVRFDASNSSGESVNLDYAWDLDGDGATDATGERVTTSFSEGGRHRNVTLRVTDRYGLSDSVSELVYVNIPPVANFTASSDRIQQGRSVQFVASGRDPDGRIESFEWRFGSNRTVDASGRTVETIPTDSGRFTVSLTAVDERGADATVTRTFAVRADSDGDGLVDERERELGTDPTAADTDGDGLHDGREVELGADPTAADTDDDGLSDGREVELGADPTVADTDGDGLDDAREAEIGTDPAAADTDGDGLDDAREVELGTDPTAADTDGDGLGDRREVELGSDPTAADTDGDGLDDAREVELGSDPTAADTDGDGLDDAREVELGTDPAAADTDGDGLDDAREIELGTDPRAADTDDDRIEDGREVRRDLDPLDADMDDDGVLDGEELERGSSPRDADTDDDLFADRIDPFPSLVWFPLGLIQLLATAALYVGAIRFR